In Victivallis lenta, the following proteins share a genomic window:
- a CDS encoding excinuclease ABC subunit UvrC yields MRKSDFHPSEIPAKPGVYVYRDWSGKVIYVGKAANLRRRMSSYFQPSRVMRADAKLRSLINSIEDWSYETVRTENEALILESRLIKDYAPYYNILMRDDKRYLLLKLDWTEKFPTLKLARLKKNDGAQYFGPFPNGGALRMTLEFLLAYFGLRACRDSEPDAETRKRCLKRIVNDCCAPCIGAVTPEEYRQRVKRAVAVLEGNIGEVTAAVKKQMAEAAAEERYEKAAHLRDVMSNLEEVFGRRNRIFVRPELPGSSPGREAVASLGKALGLAAPPSRIIGFDISNILGKLAVASLVAFRDGRPDRDNYRRFRIRTVHQSDDFAMMHEVLVRHFGRLLEEKRPLPDLVMVDGGKGQLSAAIDALIEINCPPLPVIGLAKRNEEIYLPGRSEPVVLDRHDPALRMLQALRDEAHRFAITYHRELRNKLIEQSKLDEIPGIGANRKRELLRTFGSLRALKKAAPETIAEKVPGIGAELAGKIAEVLNRQSRPDNERAQHESIE; encoded by the coding sequence ATGCGGAAAAGTGACTTTCATCCATCGGAAATACCGGCCAAGCCCGGCGTATACGTCTATCGGGACTGGTCCGGCAAAGTGATCTATGTCGGCAAGGCGGCCAATCTGCGCCGCCGCATGAGTTCTTATTTCCAGCCCTCCCGGGTCATGCGGGCCGACGCCAAGCTGCGCTCGCTCATCAATTCGATCGAAGACTGGAGCTATGAGACCGTCCGGACTGAAAATGAAGCCCTGATTCTCGAATCGCGCCTGATCAAAGACTACGCCCCCTATTACAATATCCTGATGCGCGACGACAAGCGATATCTGCTGCTCAAACTCGACTGGACCGAAAAGTTCCCGACCCTGAAGCTGGCGCGGCTGAAGAAAAACGACGGCGCCCAGTATTTCGGTCCGTTCCCGAACGGCGGCGCGCTGCGGATGACCCTGGAATTCCTGCTCGCCTATTTCGGACTTCGCGCCTGCCGCGATTCGGAGCCCGACGCCGAAACCCGCAAACGCTGTCTGAAGCGCATCGTCAACGACTGCTGCGCCCCCTGCATCGGCGCCGTCACTCCCGAGGAGTACCGGCAGCGGGTCAAACGCGCCGTCGCCGTCCTCGAAGGCAATATCGGCGAAGTGACGGCCGCAGTGAAGAAACAGATGGCGGAGGCCGCCGCGGAGGAGCGCTATGAAAAAGCCGCCCATCTGCGCGACGTCATGAGTAATCTCGAGGAGGTGTTCGGCCGTCGGAACCGGATTTTCGTCCGGCCGGAACTGCCGGGCTCCAGCCCGGGGCGGGAGGCGGTCGCGTCTCTCGGAAAGGCGCTCGGCCTTGCGGCTCCTCCCTCCCGCATCATCGGCTTCGATATCTCGAACATCCTCGGCAAGCTCGCCGTCGCCAGCCTGGTCGCCTTCAGAGACGGCAGGCCGGACCGGGACAACTACCGCCGTTTCCGAATCCGGACCGTCCATCAGAGCGACGATTTCGCCATGATGCACGAAGTGCTGGTCCGCCACTTCGGGCGACTGCTCGAAGAGAAACGCCCGCTGCCCGATCTGGTCATGGTGGACGGCGGCAAAGGACAGCTTTCGGCCGCCATCGACGCGCTGATCGAAATCAACTGCCCGCCCCTGCCGGTAATCGGCCTGGCCAAACGCAACGAGGAGATCTATCTGCCCGGGCGGAGCGAACCGGTCGTGCTCGACCGTCACGATCCTGCCCTGCGCATGCTGCAGGCCCTGCGCGACGAAGCGCACCGCTTCGCCATCACCTACCACCGCGAGTTGCGCAACAAGCTCATCGAGCAGTCGAAACTCGACGAAATTCCCGGCATCGGCGCAAACCGCAAACGCGAACTCCTGCGGACATTCGGTTCGCTCCGGGCCCTGAAGAAAGCCGCGCCGGAAACCATCGCGGAGAAGGTTCCGGGAATCGGCGCCGAACTGGCCG